GTCATCGTTGAGTGCATATATACAGTTTACTTGATATGATGAGGTCTGGTGTTGCTCATCATGATCATATCggcttgatgctatattttttaGTTAATAAAAGTATACTTGTCATACTGGAATATTTATATcgcgttgcaacgcacgggcgcaCGGGCATTGACCTATAAGTAAAAAAAAATGTTGTGGGCTCTTTCTGTCTCGGATGCAAGCTCATCTCACAGCTaaaacaatttcaaccccaaacAGCAGCTTCAGCAAAACCGCTATCACATAATCTAAAAAAAAAAGAAGCAAAACCGCTATCACAGATCATACATCTAGAACCACAGATTTTTAGCGCGGAACAAAGATTGTAACAAAGCAACGAGCTAATATTGTGTAGAGAAAATATGAAGAAAGTAGTGACATCAACAAACACATTAGGCTATTGAAGTAGGTTACATGCATCTAGCCAGCCCAAAACAAAAACACAAATGTTTGAATGTGCTGATCCGCCCCCACGGTATGCACGTCATACAGCACATGCTCACCAGATAACTCACATAGCATACGGAGTATTATTACGAAATCCATCCCGGTACTGGGGCTAGGCATAATCCGGCACGAGAAAACCGCGTGAAATCCGCGGCACCACAAATGCGATGCGACGTCTTAACAAGCTAGAAGTCGAATGGGGATGTTTACCCACCATGTGTTACTTCTTCTGCTGCTTCTTCCCCGGCTTCAGCTTTATGACCTCGTCGATGTACAGTATGCCCTTCCCCTTGTACACTTCTGGAGGCTTACTGCATCGGACAGCTCCAGCGAAATGGTGCACTCTATGCTTGTCAATGCCAGTACAGCATATTATGTTGGGCTTGAAGCAGAAGACGCGGACGGCAGGTGGAGCCGTGAACTGCACCTCATGGCTGTAGCCTAGTTTCAAAAACAACTCGCGG
The sequence above is a segment of the Aegilops tauschii subsp. strangulata cultivar AL8/78 chromosome 6, Aet v6.0, whole genome shotgun sequence genome. Coding sequences within it:
- the LOC109741227 gene encoding large ribosomal subunit protein uL6m, with the protein product MEAKFFRFLKLVGVGFKARTEREGRELFLKLGYSHEVQFTAPPAVRVFCFKPNIICCTGIDKHRVHHFAGAVRCSKPPEVYKGKGILYIDEVIKLKPGKKQQKK